A single genomic interval of uncultured Pseudodesulfovibrio sp. harbors:
- a CDS encoding FecR domain-containing protein yields MKEIEKITQLLLLTAMIVFLLPLNALSVEQKLPSDAIGEVVFMAGSVRANTETGESRLLELAGPVFRADIIVTGPQSNVEIRFLDETILAQGPKSSLSLDDYVYSTDASASKLLFKMGKGTFRFLTGEIVRQNPEAFNLETPLTTIGIRGTEPFAVVAATEKIGVLSIDPEHTVEVNSPKGHASLSKAGTSTNVGPDGSMSPPAPTPPAVQKSVMKAAPMTSLGETGDVGKSVDPQSKVNAFKQNIAHSKKGLGGVGGSGPDYGALHNITMQQQGLSKAQSDRDSQTGSQHSGKDSGSDSGSSGGSGGCH; encoded by the coding sequence ATGAAAGAGATTGAAAAAATCACCCAACTGCTTCTGCTGACGGCAATGATCGTATTTCTCCTGCCGCTCAACGCATTGTCCGTTGAACAGAAACTGCCGTCGGACGCCATCGGGGAGGTCGTCTTCATGGCAGGCTCCGTACGGGCCAATACCGAAACAGGCGAAAGCCGCCTGCTGGAACTCGCCGGTCCGGTATTCCGGGCCGACATCATCGTCACCGGCCCCCAGAGCAATGTGGAAATCCGCTTTCTGGACGAAACCATTCTGGCGCAGGGGCCGAAATCCAGCCTGTCATTGGATGACTACGTCTATTCCACCGACGCCTCGGCCTCCAAACTGCTTTTCAAGATGGGCAAAGGGACCTTCCGGTTCCTGACAGGGGAAATCGTCAGGCAGAACCCGGAAGCGTTCAATCTGGAAACGCCGCTGACCACCATCGGCATCCGGGGCACCGAGCCGTTTGCCGTTGTTGCCGCCACCGAAAAAATTGGCGTTCTCTCCATCGACCCGGAGCACACCGTGGAAGTCAATTCCCCCAAGGGACACGCCTCCCTGTCAAAAGCGGGCACTTCGACCAATGTCGGTCCGGACGGCTCGATGTCCCCTCCGGCACCGACTCCTCCGGCGGTCCAAAAGAGCGTCATGAAGGCCGCCCCCATGACAAGTCTGGGCGAAACGGGAGATGTCGGCAAAAGCGTTGATCCGCAGAGCAAAGTCAACGCATTCAAGCAAAACATCGCCCACTCCAAGAAAGGCCTGGGCGGCGTGGGAGGCTCGGGACCGGACTACGGAGCCCTGCACAACATCACCATGCAGCAGCAAGGACTGTCCAAGGCCCAAAGCGACCGGGACAGCCAGACCGGCTCACAGCACTCAGGCAAGGACAGCGGCAGTGACAGCGGCAGCAGCGGCGGCAGCGGCGGCTGCCATTAG
- a CDS encoding tetratricopeptide repeat protein: MKTIMKYLTPSITALALTGCVVTGQIAERRGTKAYLLKDYTTAHSEYTAAIAEGNADAQYHLAVMYAEGQGVEKNLEKAAELLKAAAAQGQMNAKLMLGLFYIYGDGVTADPAKGARMITEAAEAKNDVAMYYLANLYAAGLGVEKDIPTALMWLTKAKKNGFPVEDEQLSEAYLESLYED; encoded by the coding sequence ATGAAAACAATCATGAAATACCTCACGCCATCAATCACGGCGCTGGCCCTGACCGGCTGTGTCGTCACAGGCCAGATCGCGGAACGCCGCGGAACCAAGGCATACCTGCTCAAGGACTACACCACGGCACACTCCGAATACACGGCAGCCATTGCCGAAGGAAATGCCGATGCCCAATACCACCTCGCGGTCATGTACGCCGAGGGGCAGGGAGTGGAAAAGAATCTGGAAAAGGCGGCGGAGCTGCTCAAGGCGGCTGCTGCACAAGGCCAGATGAACGCCAAGCTCATGCTCGGCCTCTTCTACATTTACGGAGACGGCGTGACTGCCGACCCGGCCAAGGGAGCACGGATGATTACCGAGGCGGCGGAAGCGAAGAACGACGTCGCCATGTATTATCTCGCCAACCTCTACGCCGCAGGGCTGGGAGTGGAAAAGGATATCCCCACCGCTCTCATGTGGCTGACCAAGGCGAAGAAAAACGGTTTCCCGGTGGAAGACGAACAACTAAGTGAAGCATATCTTGAATCTTTATATGAAGACTAG
- a CDS encoding D-glycerate dehydrogenase: MDRFKVYVTRMIPQDGIDLLRRVADVEINPEDRPLSRNELLTNVREADGVVGLLTDRIDGEFFDAAKNLKGYANYAVGFDNIDVAEATKRGIPVSNTPGVLTDATAECAWALIFASARRVVETDKVMRSGTWSGWGPLQFIGADIKGKTLGIVGAGRIGTEVALMSRGFGMKVLYTSSSGRRNGVLDSELHAQLVSFDQLLAQSDFISIHCPLTPQTRHMFDASAFSHMKKTAYLINTSRGPVIKENDLVTALRNSDIAGAGLDVYENEPDMAPGLAGLDNAVLLPHIGSATQNSRNGMATLAARNLIAMLRGQKPETPLNSELYD; this comes from the coding sequence ATGGACAGGTTCAAAGTCTATGTCACCCGAATGATTCCGCAGGACGGCATCGACCTGCTCCGGCGTGTGGCCGATGTGGAAATCAACCCGGAAGACCGGCCGCTTTCGCGCAATGAACTGCTCACCAATGTAAGGGAGGCGGACGGCGTGGTGGGTTTGCTCACCGACCGGATCGACGGAGAGTTTTTCGATGCGGCAAAGAATCTCAAGGGGTACGCCAACTACGCGGTGGGCTTTGATAACATCGACGTAGCAGAAGCCACCAAACGGGGCATCCCAGTGTCCAACACCCCCGGCGTGCTGACCGATGCCACGGCGGAATGCGCGTGGGCACTCATTTTCGCCTCGGCACGACGGGTTGTCGAGACGGACAAAGTCATGCGCTCCGGCACATGGTCGGGCTGGGGACCGCTCCAATTCATCGGCGCAGACATCAAAGGCAAGACACTCGGCATTGTGGGCGCGGGCCGCATCGGCACGGAAGTGGCCCTCATGTCACGCGGGTTCGGCATGAAGGTGCTCTACACCAGTTCCTCGGGACGCAGAAACGGCGTGCTCGACTCCGAACTGCACGCGCAGTTGGTCTCGTTCGACCAATTGCTCGCCCAGTCGGACTTCATCTCGATCCACTGCCCGCTCACGCCGCAAACACGGCACATGTTCGACGCCTCGGCCTTCTCGCATATGAAAAAGACCGCCTATCTCATCAACACGTCACGCGGTCCGGTCATCAAGGAAAACGATCTGGTAACCGCCTTGAGGAACAGCGACATTGCCGGGGCCGGACTGGACGTCTACGAAAACGAACCGGACATGGCCCCCGGTCTGGCAGGGCTGGATAACGCAGTCCTCCTGCCGCATATCGGCTCGGCCACGCAAAATTCACGAAACGGCATGGCCACTCTGGCTGCACGAAACCTGATCGCCATGCTCAGGGGGCAGAAGCCCGAAACCCCGCTCAATTCGGAACTGTACGACTAA
- a CDS encoding glycerate kinase, with translation MTQYAKQHDNLMHIVNRAIDAVSPAPAMRAALELDGDVLTVSGRPYDLSVFDRILVIGAGKASASMGQTLEELLGDRIEKGVVATKYGHGLPLKKIKVMESAHPVPDAAGELASGSLLKLADEAGENDLVFCLLSGGASAIIPAPCAPVTLADKQETTRALLECGATINEINAVRKHLSSCKGGHLAKQLEPATVVTLIISDVVGDYLDVIGSGPTAPDESTFQACLDTVNKHSLCQKAPDAVVKFLEEGAAGKLPETLKADDSCFDKVQNVIIAGNGMALSGAAEAARELGYNPVVIDPAMEGEARDVAKSLVRSAEHICGDEGPTVTPACLLAGGETTVTITGTGRGGRNQELALAAAIELAKVETNRERIAMACVGTDGTDGPTDAAGALILPDTLKIAENQGLDPERYLAENDSYDFFSKVGTILKTGPTRTNVMDVTILLVEAD, from the coding sequence ATGACCCAATACGCCAAACAGCACGACAATCTCATGCATATCGTCAACCGCGCCATCGACGCGGTCTCCCCGGCCCCTGCCATGCGTGCGGCCCTCGAACTCGACGGCGATGTCCTGACCGTATCGGGACGCCCCTACGACCTCTCGGTGTTTGATCGCATCCTCGTCATCGGCGCGGGCAAGGCCTCGGCTTCCATGGGCCAGACGCTTGAGGAACTCCTTGGGGACCGCATTGAAAAAGGCGTGGTTGCGACCAAATACGGGCACGGGCTGCCGCTGAAAAAGATCAAGGTCATGGAATCGGCACACCCGGTGCCGGATGCGGCGGGTGAACTGGCCTCCGGCTCCCTGCTCAAACTGGCGGACGAAGCAGGGGAAAACGATCTCGTGTTCTGTCTGCTGTCCGGCGGTGCCAGTGCCATCATTCCCGCGCCCTGCGCGCCGGTCACGCTGGCCGACAAGCAGGAAACCACCCGCGCCCTGCTCGAATGCGGGGCCACGATCAACGAAATCAACGCGGTCAGGAAACATCTTTCAAGCTGCAAGGGCGGGCATCTCGCCAAACAGCTGGAACCCGCCACAGTGGTGACGCTCATCATCTCCGATGTCGTGGGCGACTACCTCGACGTCATCGGGTCCGGCCCCACTGCGCCGGACGAGTCCACCTTTCAGGCGTGCCTCGACACCGTGAACAAACATTCGCTCTGCCAGAAGGCCCCGGACGCCGTGGTCAAATTTCTTGAGGAAGGCGCAGCGGGCAAACTGCCCGAGACGCTCAAGGCGGATGATTCGTGCTTCGACAAGGTGCAGAACGTCATCATCGCGGGCAACGGCATGGCCCTGAGCGGCGCGGCAGAGGCCGCACGGGAGCTGGGATACAACCCGGTGGTCATCGACCCTGCCATGGAAGGTGAAGCGCGTGACGTCGCCAAGAGCCTTGTGCGTTCGGCGGAACACATCTGCGGAGACGAAGGACCGACCGTGACCCCGGCCTGTCTGCTAGCCGGAGGCGAAACCACGGTGACCATCACCGGGACAGGCCGTGGTGGCAGAAATCAGGAACTCGCGCTGGCCGCCGCCATCGAACTGGCAAAGGTCGAAACCAATCGCGAACGCATAGCCATGGCCTGCGTCGGCACAGACGGCACCGACGGCCCCACCGATGCGGCGGGCGCACTCATCCTGCCGGACACGCTCAAAATCGCCGAAAACCAAGGTCTCGACCCGGAACGGTATCTGGCGGAAAACGACTCATACGACTTCTTTTCCAAGGTGGGTACCATCCTCAAGACCGGCCCCACACGCACCAACGTCATGGACGTGACCATCCTGCTGGTGGAGGCAGATTAG
- a CDS encoding glycerophosphodiester phosphodiesterase family protein — protein sequence MFFEHLPGWGLVCAHRGARSLAPENTLLAAEQMVQRGTDFWEIDVHKIADGTLIVFHDDVLSRTTNVANHKELADRKPWNTCEFTYDELSYLDAGSWFLESDPYKTITTEVTEDVFGLIRAQRIPTLMNMLTFTRAHKLPMNIEIKDQIHSPGDLSIVGDVLSEIRKVGIEDLILISSFNHEYLREVRRLGSDLPLAVLTEDEHPENIPEYLRSLDAQYYHPDVDITPVHMIQELASEGIRVSPYTVNDMDKALELIDAGCFSVITDFPQRLRRLLPERV from the coding sequence GTGTTTTTCGAACATCTGCCCGGTTGGGGCCTTGTTTGCGCCCATAGAGGCGCACGGTCCCTTGCGCCGGAAAACACCTTGTTGGCTGCTGAACAAATGGTCCAACGCGGCACGGACTTTTGGGAGATAGATGTCCATAAAATCGCAGACGGTACGTTGATTGTTTTTCATGATGACGTATTGTCCCGGACTACAAATGTTGCGAATCATAAAGAGTTGGCTGACAGGAAGCCTTGGAATACGTGCGAGTTCACGTATGATGAGCTGTCGTATCTCGACGCAGGAAGCTGGTTTCTGGAATCCGATCCATACAAGACTATCACCACAGAAGTAACAGAAGACGTATTCGGTCTGATTCGCGCCCAGCGGATTCCGACATTGATGAATATGCTGACATTCACCCGGGCGCACAAGCTGCCCATGAATATCGAGATCAAGGATCAGATCCATTCTCCCGGCGATTTGTCCATTGTTGGGGATGTGCTCAGCGAGATTCGCAAGGTCGGAATTGAAGATTTGATTTTGATATCTTCATTCAATCACGAATATCTTCGTGAAGTGCGCCGTCTGGGATCTGACCTGCCGCTTGCCGTGTTGACAGAGGATGAGCACCCGGAAAATATTCCTGAGTATCTCCGATCGCTTGACGCGCAATACTACCACCCGGATGTGGATATCACGCCCGTTCACATGATTCAGGAACTGGCCTCCGAAGGAATTCGCGTATCACCATACACGGTTAATGATATGGATAAGGCTCTTGAGCTGATCGACGCTGGATGTTTCAGTGTCATCACGGATTTCCCGCAGCGGTTGCGCAGATTGCTTCCTGAACGGGTCTAA
- a CDS encoding ABC transporter permease — translation MIRSLPRSKTYNWSFNLFIILYFTFLFAPLLVTCVLAFNNSNFPSLPWQGFSLDWFLADGPDRIGLFHDEQNLRSIVTSFETAVCVSILSVVVGTCASFLFEQEEFRFKGVLYFLMLAPLVIPGVILGISLLLAANTAGTFFDETFGLDFELFRPSFWLVVIGQFSFITTFVTLVVSARLRKFDRSLEEAALNLGATRFQVIWHITLTFLRPAIAGAGAVAFLMSFENFNTTLFLVGSDPTLPINLYLQVRDGSTPVINAVSLMLIVGTSLLALVNLYFTKKEE, via the coding sequence ATGATCCGTTCCCTGCCGCGTTCCAAGACGTACAACTGGTCGTTCAACCTGTTCATCATCCTGTACTTCACCTTTTTGTTCGCGCCGCTGCTTGTTACCTGCGTGCTGGCGTTCAACAACTCGAACTTCCCGTCCCTGCCATGGCAGGGGTTCAGCCTCGACTGGTTTCTGGCTGACGGGCCGGACCGCATCGGCCTGTTCCATGACGAACAGAACCTGCGTTCCATCGTGACCAGTTTCGAAACCGCGGTCTGCGTCTCCATCCTGAGTGTCGTGGTCGGCACCTGTGCCAGCTTCCTGTTCGAGCAGGAGGAGTTCCGCTTCAAGGGCGTGCTGTATTTCCTGATGCTCGCGCCGCTGGTCATTCCCGGCGTCATCCTCGGTATTTCGCTGCTGCTCGCTGCCAATACCGCGGGCACGTTCTTCGACGAGACCTTCGGGCTGGACTTCGAGCTGTTCCGGCCGAGTTTCTGGCTGGTGGTTATCGGTCAGTTCTCGTTCATCACGACCTTTGTGACCCTCGTGGTCTCGGCGCGGCTGCGTAAGTTTGACCGCTCCCTTGAAGAGGCCGCGCTCAATCTCGGTGCCACCCGTTTTCAGGTCATCTGGCATATCACGCTCACGTTCCTGCGTCCGGCCATTGCCGGAGCCGGTGCCGTGGCGTTTCTCATGAGTTTCGAGAACTTCAACACCACGCTGTTTCTCGTCGGCTCGGACCCCACGTTGCCCATCAACCTGTACCTTCAGGTACGCGACGGCAGTACCCCGGTCATCAACGCGGTCTCACTGATGCTCATCGTGGGAACCTCGCTGCTGGCTTTGGTCAATCTCTACTTCACGAAAAAAGAGGAATAA
- a CDS encoding ABC transporter permease encodes MKQSRLALWVFLAPVLMWLLLLIVLPHLDLLTMSLRGENDYGDMVWTFQNYMNFFTEPIYWLTFVRTAFYAIITTGITLLLALPVSFYIAKLARTRSQGALMILLLLPFWVSELVRIYGWMILLRESGVLNFFMLKLGIIDTPIEMLYNDATMIMGLVYTSMLFMIVPLVSVMESLDDSLIEAAHDLGAGQLTIWRTIIIPHCKPGITSGAIVVFMLALGNYLTPNLMGGKNSLWFTEQIYNQFIASFNWNQGSAFGFLLLLLSSLIIWVGLKVSRQKLGEVAS; translated from the coding sequence ATGAAACAGTCCCGTCTTGCACTCTGGGTGTTTCTCGCACCAGTGCTCATGTGGCTCCTGCTGCTCATCGTGCTGCCGCACCTTGATCTGCTGACCATGAGCCTGCGCGGCGAGAATGATTATGGCGACATGGTCTGGACCTTCCAGAACTATATGAATTTCTTTACCGAGCCGATTTACTGGCTCACCTTCGTGCGTACGGCGTTCTATGCGATCATCACCACGGGCATCACGCTGCTGCTTGCCCTGCCTGTTTCCTTTTATATCGCCAAGCTGGCGCGGACCCGTTCGCAGGGCGCGCTGATGATCCTGCTCCTGCTTCCATTCTGGGTCAGTGAGCTGGTGCGTATCTACGGGTGGATGATCCTGCTGCGTGAATCCGGCGTACTCAACTTCTTTATGCTCAAGCTCGGCATCATCGATACGCCCATCGAGATGCTCTACAACGACGCCACCATGATAATGGGACTGGTGTACACGTCCATGCTGTTCATGATCGTGCCGCTCGTTTCGGTCATGGAAAGCCTCGACGATTCGCTCATCGAAGCGGCGCACGATCTCGGCGCGGGGCAGTTGACCATCTGGCGAACCATCATTATTCCGCACTGCAAGCCCGGTATTACGTCCGGGGCCATCGTGGTGTTCATGCTCGCGTTGGGCAACTATCTCACCCCGAACCTCATGGGCGGCAAGAACTCCCTCTGGTTCACCGAGCAGATTTACAATCAGTTCATTGCGAGCTTCAACTGGAATCAGGGCTCGGCCTTCGGCTTCCTGCTCCTGCTGCTCAGTTCGCTCATCATCTGGGTGGGCCTCAAAGTGTCACGCCAGAAGCTCGGGGAGGTGGCATCATGA
- a CDS encoding ABC transporter ATP-binding protein, whose translation MENDLSVRNLVKQFGDFTAVDNVSFDVPKGSFFSILGPSGCGKTTLLRMIAGFEPPTSGQLDIRGKNMLDVAPNLRPVNLVFQHLALFPMMNVSGNIAFGLKRRGVSSGEIRKRTERILESVGLPGFGSKKIAQLSGGQKQRVAIARCLVLEPSVLLLDEPLGALDLKLREQMKVELKKLQTDVGTTFIYITHDQSEALVMSDRVAVMNEGRFEQVGSPQELYGQPDTQFVARFVGDNNVWNGEITQTNGDMVSVTTEEGYVFRTRAHSTYADGSQVNLFLRPEAMRIEPRNTEGQNVFKVRVRAILFDGANSRLLTVTEQGHELLVMLPQNHKFDHIQAGDEISVGWHPDSGICFKAEA comes from the coding sequence ATGGAAAACGATCTTTCAGTCCGCAATCTGGTCAAGCAGTTCGGCGACTTTACTGCCGTCGATAATGTCTCCTTCGATGTCCCCAAAGGGTCATTCTTCTCCATCCTCGGTCCTTCCGGCTGTGGAAAGACAACCCTTTTACGCATGATCGCGGGATTCGAGCCGCCCACTTCGGGACAGCTTGATATTCGCGGAAAGAACATGCTGGACGTCGCACCGAACCTGCGGCCTGTGAATCTCGTTTTTCAGCACCTCGCCCTGTTTCCCATGATGAATGTTTCCGGAAACATCGCCTTCGGCCTCAAGCGCCGGGGTGTGAGCTCCGGTGAAATCAGGAAGCGAACCGAGAGAATTCTCGAAAGCGTGGGGCTGCCCGGATTCGGGTCCAAGAAGATTGCCCAGCTTTCCGGCGGACAGAAACAGCGCGTGGCCATTGCCCGCTGTCTGGTGCTTGAACCGTCCGTTCTGTTGCTTGACGAACCGCTTGGCGCGCTCGATCTCAAGCTGCGTGAGCAGATGAAGGTGGAACTCAAGAAGCTCCAGACCGACGTCGGCACCACGTTCATCTACATTACCCATGACCAGTCCGAAGCCCTTGTCATGTCCGACCGTGTGGCCGTCATGAATGAAGGGCGTTTCGAGCAGGTGGGGTCGCCGCAGGAACTGTACGGCCAGCCCGACACGCAGTTTGTGGCCCGTTTCGTAGGTGACAACAACGTCTGGAACGGTGAAATCACGCAGACGAACGGCGATATGGTCTCCGTAACCACGGAGGAGGGCTATGTCTTCCGGACCCGTGCCCACTCCACCTATGCGGACGGTTCGCAGGTGAACCTGTTCCTGCGGCCCGAGGCCATGCGTATCGAACCGCGCAACACCGAAGGGCAGAACGTGTTCAAGGTCCGGGTACGCGCCATCCTGTTCGACGGGGCGAATTCCCGGCTGCTTACCGTGACCGAGCAGGGACACGAACTGCTCGTCATGCTGCCCCAGAACCACAAGTTCGACCATATTCAGGCCGGTGATGAAATCTCCGTGGGCTGGCATCCCGATTCCGGCATCTGCTTCAAGGCGGAGGCGTAG
- a CDS encoding extracellular solute-binding protein, with protein MKKIFVFSLFALFLMAGAAQAETLKLLTWKGYAPQKVIDAFEKETGIDVEVTFSNNEEMIAKLRATRGAGFDLAQPSQDRISSVQAKYKIYQPLDYSKIDASLFIPSMLEAVKKNTLVNGASHAVPFCWGTSGLIINSDKAAGVDSWKALIDPKFKGRVSYRLKRPTLIAMGFALGYDPFALYSDTKAYKAMLDKIAETLIAAKPIVKNYWANGDSLLESMRSQEVFVAMAWDAGGWKLHGENKAIDFKAPKEGALGWIDTFAIPAKAKNVSAAYKWINFIMKPENAGYFSSQEKYATASADALKFTDAAVRANFERSFPQDVIDNIKWYPPVPAKLESIEGKVLDKIKAAN; from the coding sequence ATGAAGAAGATTTTTGTATTCAGCCTGTTTGCGCTGTTCCTCATGGCAGGGGCGGCTCAGGCCGAGACCCTGAAACTGTTGACATGGAAAGGGTATGCCCCCCAGAAAGTGATCGATGCTTTTGAGAAAGAGACCGGCATTGATGTCGAAGTCACCTTCTCCAACAACGAAGAGATGATCGCCAAGCTGCGCGCCACCCGCGGTGCCGGATTCGATCTGGCCCAGCCCAGCCAGGACCGCATTTCCTCGGTTCAGGCCAAGTACAAAATCTACCAGCCGCTCGATTACTCCAAGATCGACGCTTCCCTGTTCATCCCGTCCATGCTCGAAGCCGTGAAAAAGAACACACTGGTTAACGGCGCATCCCACGCGGTTCCTTTCTGCTGGGGGACTTCCGGCCTGATCATCAACAGCGACAAGGCCGCAGGCGTTGATTCGTGGAAAGCTCTGATCGATCCTAAATTCAAGGGCCGTGTCAGCTACCGCCTCAAGAGGCCGACCCTCATCGCCATGGGCTTCGCTCTCGGCTATGATCCGTTCGCCCTGTATAGTGACACCAAAGCCTACAAGGCCATGCTCGACAAGATCGCCGAGACCCTGATCGCAGCAAAGCCCATCGTGAAGAACTACTGGGCCAACGGCGATTCCCTGCTCGAATCCATGCGTTCTCAGGAAGTGTTCGTGGCAATGGCATGGGATGCCGGTGGATGGAAGCTCCACGGCGAAAACAAGGCCATTGACTTCAAGGCACCCAAAGAGGGCGCTCTCGGCTGGATCGACACCTTTGCCATCCCGGCCAAGGCCAAGAACGTTTCCGCCGCCTACAAGTGGATCAACTTCATCATGAAGCCTGAAAACGCCGGCTACTTCTCCTCTCAGGAAAAGTACGCCACCGCTTCCGCCGACGCCCTGAAGTTCACCGACGCCGCCGTGCGCGCCAACTTCGAGCGCTCCTTCCCTCAGGATGTCATCGACAACATCAAGTGGTATCCGCCGGTCCCGGCCAAGCTGGAGTCCATCGAAGGCAAGGTTCTTGACAAGATCAAGGCCGCCAACTAG